A region of the Ranitomeya imitator isolate aRanImi1 chromosome 5, aRanImi1.pri, whole genome shotgun sequence genome:
CTGACTGGAAGGGATTGTTGTCACCGTCACGGAGAAGGAAACAACATTGTCAGTATTAGCTGGACTGAAATCTCCGCCAGTGGGGATGGAGGACCTACTCAGGCCCTCTGGTGATGTGGAGATGTTGATTGTGCCACCATAGCCGGATCCGAGCAGACCAGCAGAATTCCCACAAGTCCTTGATGACTGCAGTAACTCGGGATGGGAGGAAGCGGGTGAAGCATGGATTCCGAACATATCACCGGCATTATGCTTCAACTTCATCCCCAAAACATTGGCCATTTTGGCCTGGGCAGCTTGTATCAGATCTCGGGCAATATCGGACTCGTTGTAAATGTTACCTTTTGTGAGGATCTGAACAGTCTCCTTCACATCAAATGTTGGGAGGAATTCACTGTTTGTCATTACTTGGGGTTCGGTATTAGGAGAAGCTCGAGCTTTGGATGTGACTAATGGAGAGGAACAATCGTCAGGTTCGGCCTGATCCTCTCCATCGTGTGTAATCGGCTCCACTTTAGTCTCCCTGTTACCCACATGTTCAGGGTCAGTCACAGAGGTATTGACTGTGCTGTCCGAAGGAGCTTGTCTACACACCTCCGATACCCTACCGTATGTTGAGATGTTGAGCAGATAATGGCCAGACATGGCCGGCTTGGATGTTCTTCTTCCAAGAAAACCGAGCATGAACCTCTGAGAAATGTTTTCTCTCTGGGAGAAGCTTGAGGCTGTACTGAACTCTGCTGGATTGGCATTCTCTTGCCAAACCTTCTTGATCAGGGTCTGTAACACCTGCTCCTGGCCGGTGGCACCCTCCTCAGGACCTTGCATTTGATTGCTACCAGAGCTTGTCAAGTCTTTTCCTGAAAATAGTTGCCATATCCTTTGACCTGTAGGATGTTGCCGGTTGTGGCACAAGAATCTCTCCAACTGCTGAGCAGCCGCATTGGATGGTCGTTCTGCTTCCTCAATTCCACAAGACTCCAAGCCTTTGATCACACCCTGCGGTCTTTCGGCTGACGTCACTTCAACTTTTGTTAGAGGCCTGGGCATGATTTGCTCTAATGGGACGTTCTTTCCTTGAAGAAGCTTAGTAACAAGTGGGTTATTTGCGGGAATGCTGGAGCTTAATTTGCCGAGGTGCCCAACACCCAGCCGTAACTGTTTAACACTTGGGTTGTGTGCTTGGGTGGACGGTATCTTGTCAATTCCATGAGAGGTGGAAGGTGTCCTCGAATTTATGAAGGAAAGTGGCTGAATTGGGGCCATATTTTTAGCAGAAAAAGGTTGTGAGGCAAGGTTGTGTTGGCCCGCTTCTTCATTGTGTGTTCTCATTGTGCTTTGCATTGATGGGATGCCTGTGCCTTCAAGAGATGCAACCCTGCCAGTCTTGAGGGTGCCTCCACCGGTCATGGTCTTTAAAGCTGCAGAAACTCGAATGCATTTATCTGGCGTTGGTGGCTCCTGAGTTAACATCAGATTGCTGATTGACCGGTAGCTTTCTGTACTTTCGGCGACACTTCTCGTGGTTTCAGTGGCTTTGAGTTGATGGGAAGTAGCCGTGAATCCGGGTTGTATACTGGGTTTTTGCAGTAACTGTGCTCTTGCTGGACTGTCAGCTGGTGCCTGCACTGGCTTCTGGACCTCCCTTTGATTTTGGTTATCGGGTATAGAGGATGCAGTTCCCCTTTCACTTCCCCCGCTTCCAGTATTTCCCAAGTCCAGTACTCTGTTCCCGATTTCCCCTCTAGGTCCACCTCCAGGTCCAGGTCCGGGGATGGAACCCCCATGGGCAGCAACAGCCGCTGCTCTCTGTGCACGGGCCAAGCGAGCCTTCGCCTTGATGTCGGCAAGTGTGCGGGCTCCGGTTCTGCCAGGACTGGTACCGGTGGTGAGAAAGGTGGGCCTGGGAGAGACCTGGCTGCTAAGAAATGGCTTTGAGGAGAGCCATGCCACTGGGATCTAGACCGCAAAAGAAACCAAGCAAAGGGTTACTCTACGATaccgataaaaaaaatcaaaaaaaaaaaatcacaaaaacgtCAAGTATCAATGTGTACTAAACAATAAGGTGATAAGAAGGGGAGTAGGACACCACTGCAGTATCGAGCACAACCATAAACATGCGGAGGGCACTGTACACAAGAAACCGGAGCGCACAAGACTCCTCACTCAGCTGATCGTCCCAGTGCCGTAGCTGGATCCTCAAACCTCAGATATCAATGGCTTATGACTGGGACTTCAGCTCTAGGGGGCATTAGACCGTTTTATTATTTTGTGGCCTAAGCTTATTTTAGCCTATTTTTTCCTAAGGAACATTGTTCCAAAGGATCTACCCCCGCTAGATCTCCACAAGGAGAATTAGTGCACTCAGAACCTAAAAATACTTGACGGGAATGACCAAAATGTGTTCCTGATCCACAACTATGTTCTCACCTTGAGCGGCGGCACCTTCGGTTCGGGTGCAGGCCGCTGCGTCTCGGCGGGAGGCTTACATAAGGCACGAAATGACTGCTGGGACTGGAGGGGCTCCATCATACGTGGACTTTTCTCTGGAGCAGCCGGACTATTCTCTCCAACCTCTAGGCGTCTCTTGGCCCCCGTGTGGATGGTGGTTGTCTTCTCTGGTGACTCTTCAGGTGGACCGTCCTTACTCGTCATGGTGGTTCCTGGTGACTTTGCGGCAGCCGGGCCCATCGGTTGTTGGCTCTTAGGCTCCTCGTTTTTGGACTCACAGGTGGATGGAGCCTCTGTGGAGGCTTCAGTTTCCGCCTTGATGTCTTTATTTCCATCTTGAGGTGCCGTCAGATCAGTGATGTCCCCGTTCTTTATCTCAGGCTCTCTGATGGCTTCTGTAACTTCGGGGATCTCAGTGTTGTCCTGGAGATCTTCAGGCTTGGCAGGCCGCTGCTCTTCTACGACGGGACCATGTGAGGAGTCTTCAGCAGGATCATCTTTGATGTGTATGATGGGTGGTGGGGTATTGTCCTCGATCTCGTTTTCGGAAGTCATCTTGCTCAGATCCTCCTCAGTCAGACCAGAGCTTCAAAGACAAAATCGGTGGACAGACGGTTAGAACAGCATACAGTAAAGTGTGAAGTGGTGGGTGGAGCTTGCAGCTGACAAGCTCCTCCCCTACAGAACCCATGTATATCACATCAGTCTTAAAACCAGCAATATCCGCATTACATCTCCAGCCAGACTCCACCGCTTCATCTAAAAATCCCAATATCCATTTCATTTCTGTgtctaagatctctgcttgctgtccagAGAATGGAAACAACGTGAAGGATGACTTACTTCTCCCCATAGTATCTCTCGTAAAACTGCTCCTTCCAGGACTCCATCTTCTTCTCCTTCTCGATCTCCTGTCGAATCCTCATCTGCATCTCCGGTGTAAATTCACCTGCCAGGCAAAATACAAGGAGAGACTGCTCACCCAGGAAAGAGACAATCAAGGAGACTGCCAGGAGTATAGACACTGTTGACCCAGGAGAGAGACAGTCcaggagactgccaggagtatAGACACTGTTGACCCaggagagagacagtgcaggagactgccaggagtatAGACACTGCTGGCCCaggagagagacagtgcaggagactgccaggagtatAGACACTGCTGGCCCaggagagagacagtgcaggagactgccaggagtaCAGACACTGCTGGCCCaggagagagacagtgcaggagactgccaggagtaCAGACACTGCTGGCCCaggagagagacagtgcaggagactgccaggagtaCAGACACTGCTGGCCCaggagagagacagtgcaggagactgccaggagtatAGACACTGCTGACCCaggagagagacagtgcaggagactgccaggagtaAAGAAACTGCTGGCCCaggagagagacagtgcaggagactgccaggagtaCAGACACTGCTGACCCaggagagagacagtgcaggagactgccaggagtaAAGAAACTGCTGGCCCaggagagagacagtgcaggagactgccaggagtaCAGACACTGCTAACCCaggagagagacagtgcaggagactgccaggagtatAGACACTGCTGACCCaggagagagacagtgcaggagactgccaggagtaAAGACACTGCTGGCCCaggagagagacagtgcaggagactgccaggagtatAGACACTGCTGACCCaggagagagacagtgcaggagactgccaggagtaCAGACACTGCTAACCCaggagagagacagtgcaggagactgccaggagtatAGACACTGCTGGCCCaggagagagacagtgcaggagactgccaggagtaCAGACACTGCTAACCCaggagagagacagtgcaggagactgccaggagtatAGAC
Encoded here:
- the ASXL2 gene encoding putative Polycomb group protein ASXL2 isoform X2 yields the protein MRDAARRKRRKRRKKKKGRTWAEAAKTRDVSDAVPDLSDCSGDSSDAPSDSQSSESSGSSSSTSATSKERRRSCWKSKVTSRFSQPSSPQSSCPSPPITAGKVISPSQKLSKKALKQALMQQQQKKRQQRRPGIAVPSTPHLMLKSVKTVSSIAPAKPAAAHKQLRRTRGAEIDVETPESILVNTNLRALINKHTFSLLPGDSQQRLLRLLPEVDRPAGPDGLLRLNTSALNNEFFTSASQSWKERLSEGEFTPEMQMRIRQEIEKEKKMESWKEQFYERYYGENSGLTEEDLSKMTSENEIEDNTPPPIIHIKDDPAEDSSHGPVVEEQRPAKPEDLQDNTEIPEVTEAIREPEIKNGDITDLTAPQDGNKDIKAETEASTEAPSTCESKNEEPKSQQPMGPAAAKSPGTTMTSKDGPPEESPEKTTTIHTGAKRRLEVGENSPAAPEKSPRMMEPLQSQQSFRALCKPPAETQRPAPEPKVPPLKIPVAWLSSKPFLSSQVSPRPTFLTTGTSPGRTGARTLADIKAKARLARAQRAAAVAAHGGSIPGPGPGGGPRGEIGNRVLDLGNTGSGGSERGTASSIPDNQNQREVQKPVQAPADSPARAQLLQKPSIQPGFTATSHQLKATETTRSVAESTESYRSISNLMLTQEPPTPDKCIRVSAALKTMTGGGTLKTGRVASLEGTGIPSMQSTMRTHNEEAGQHNLASQPFSAKNMAPIQPLSFINSRTPSTSHGIDKIPSTQAHNPSVKQLRLGVGHLGKLSSSIPANNPLVTKLLQGKNVPLEQIMPRPLTKVEVTSAERPQGVIKGLESCGIEEAERPSNAAAQQLERFLCHNRQHPTGQRIWQLFSGKDLTSSGSNQMQGPEEGATGQEQVLQTLIKKVWQENANPAEFSTASSFSQRENISQRFMLGFLGRRTSKPAMSGHYLLNISTYGRVSEVCRQAPSDSTVNTSVTDPEHVGNRETKVEPITHDGEDQAEPDDCSSPLVTSKARASPNTEPQVMTNSEFLPTFDVKETVQILTKGNIYNESDIARDLIQAAQAKMANVLGMKLKHNAGDMFGIHASPASSHPELLQSSRTCGNSAGLLGSGYGGTINISTSPEGLSRSSIPTGGDFSPANTDNVVSFSVTVTTIPSSQSVSSSGCEQPISVQTYTDDSSMEMSPSKCYCRLKAMIMCKGCGAFCHDDCIGPSKLCVSCLVVR
- the ASXL2 gene encoding putative Polycomb group protein ASXL2 isoform X1, which gives rise to MRDAARRKRRKRRKKKKGRTWAEAAKTVLEKYHNTPMSHKEILQVIQREGLKEISGTSPLACLNAMLHTNSRGEEGMFYKVPGRMGVYTLKRDVSDAVPDLSDCSGDSSDAPSDSQSSESSGSSSSTSATSKERRRSCWKSKVTSRFSQPSSPQSSCPSPPITAGKVISPSQKLSKKALKQALMQQQQKKRQQRRPGIAVPSTPHLMLKSVKTVSSIAPAKPAAAHKQLRRTRGAEIDVETPESILVNTNLRALINKHTFSLLPGDSQQRLLRLLPEVDRPAGPDGLLRLNTSALNNEFFTSASQSWKERLSEGEFTPEMQMRIRQEIEKEKKMESWKEQFYERYYGENSGLTEEDLSKMTSENEIEDNTPPPIIHIKDDPAEDSSHGPVVEEQRPAKPEDLQDNTEIPEVTEAIREPEIKNGDITDLTAPQDGNKDIKAETEASTEAPSTCESKNEEPKSQQPMGPAAAKSPGTTMTSKDGPPEESPEKTTTIHTGAKRRLEVGENSPAAPEKSPRMMEPLQSQQSFRALCKPPAETQRPAPEPKVPPLKIPVAWLSSKPFLSSQVSPRPTFLTTGTSPGRTGARTLADIKAKARLARAQRAAAVAAHGGSIPGPGPGGGPRGEIGNRVLDLGNTGSGGSERGTASSIPDNQNQREVQKPVQAPADSPARAQLLQKPSIQPGFTATSHQLKATETTRSVAESTESYRSISNLMLTQEPPTPDKCIRVSAALKTMTGGGTLKTGRVASLEGTGIPSMQSTMRTHNEEAGQHNLASQPFSAKNMAPIQPLSFINSRTPSTSHGIDKIPSTQAHNPSVKQLRLGVGHLGKLSSSIPANNPLVTKLLQGKNVPLEQIMPRPLTKVEVTSAERPQGVIKGLESCGIEEAERPSNAAAQQLERFLCHNRQHPTGQRIWQLFSGKDLTSSGSNQMQGPEEGATGQEQVLQTLIKKVWQENANPAEFSTASSFSQRENISQRFMLGFLGRRTSKPAMSGHYLLNISTYGRVSEVCRQAPSDSTVNTSVTDPEHVGNRETKVEPITHDGEDQAEPDDCSSPLVTSKARASPNTEPQVMTNSEFLPTFDVKETVQILTKGNIYNESDIARDLIQAAQAKMANVLGMKLKHNAGDMFGIHASPASSHPELLQSSRTCGNSAGLLGSGYGGTINISTSPEGLSRSSIPTGGDFSPANTDNVVSFSVTVTTIPSSQSVSSSGCEQPISVQTYTDDSSMEMSPSKCYCRLKAMIMCKGCGAFCHDDCIGPSKLCVSCLVVR